The proteins below are encoded in one region of Juglans microcarpa x Juglans regia isolate MS1-56 chromosome 4D, Jm3101_v1.0, whole genome shotgun sequence:
- the LOC121260766 gene encoding sulfate transporter 3.1-like: protein MGNADNAYPSNVECAHRVAIPPPKPFVKTLKNSLKETFFPDDPLRQFKNQPPSRRFVLGLQYFLPILEWAPRYTFEFLKSDLIAGITIASLAIPQGISYAKLANLPPILGLYSSFVPPLVYAMMGSSRDLAVGTVAVASLLTASMLGDEVDAKENPTLYLHLAFTATFFAGVFQACLGLLRLGFIVDFLSHATIVGFMAGAATVVCLQQLKAILGLEHFTQGTDLVSVMRSVFSQRHKWRWESGVLGCCFLFFLISTRYFSKRKPKFFWISAMAPLTTVVLGSLLVYLTHAEKHGVQVIGELKKGLNPPSFGDLVFVSPYLMTAIKTGIITGVIALAEGIAVGRSFSMFKNYHIDGNKEMIAFGMMNIVGSCTSCYLTTGPFSRSAVNYNAGCKTAVSNIVMAVAVMFTLLFLTPLFHYTPLVVLAAIIISAMLGLIDYEAAMHLWHVDKFDFIVCMSAYLGVVFGSVTIGLVIAISISLLRVLLFVARPRTLVMGNIPESMIYRNVEQYPNANNVPGILILEIDAPIYFTNASYLRERIARWIDEEEDRIKSSGETGLQYVILDMSAVGNIDTSGISMLEEMKKTTERRGLKLVLANPGGEVMKKLNKSKFIENIGQEWIYLTVGEAVGACNYMLHTCKSNPAKKDDQAETWNNV from the exons atgggTAACGCCGACAATGCGTATCCTTCGAACGTTGAGTGCGCGCACCGTGTTGCGATTCCGCCCCCAAAACCCTTTGTGAAGACGCTAAAGAACTCTCTGAAAGAGACTTTCTTTCCCGATGATCCACTTAGGCAGTTCAAGAACCAGCCACCATCGAGAAGATTCGTACTGGGACTCCAGTACTTCTTGCCAATTCTCGAATGGGCGCCTCGCTATACTTTTGAGTTCCTGAAGTCTGACCTTATTGCTGGGATTACAATCGCCAGCTTGGCAATCCCGCAGGGCATCAGTTACGCAAAGCTTGCCAACTTGCCTCCGATTCTTGGCCTAT ATTCGAGTTTTGTTCCACCTCTGGTTTATGCAATGATGGGCAGCTCCAGAGATTTGGCTGTGGGGACTGTTGCTGTTGCATCGCTTCTCACTGCTTCAATGTTGGGGGATGAAGTTGATGCTAAGGAGAATCCCACGCTCTATCTTCACCTTGCTTTCACAGCGACATTCTTTGCCGGAGTTTTCCAAGCTTGTTTAGGCTTATTAAG GCTAGGTTTCATCGTGGATTTCCTATCACATGCAACCATAGTAGGGTTCATGGCAGGAGCAGCCACTGTAGTGTGCCTGCAACAACTAAAAGCGATCCTTGGCCTTGAGCATTTTACCCAAGGGACAGATCTTGTATCAGTGATGCGTTCTGTCTTTAGCCAGAGACATAAG TGGAGATGGGAAAGTGGTGTTCTGGGAtgttgtttccttttctttctgatCAGCACTAGATACTTC AGTAAGAGAAAGCCAAAGTTCTTTTGGATATCAGCGATGGCACCATTGACGACCGTCGTCTTGGGAAGTCTTCTCGTTTATCTCACCCATGCTGAGAAACACGGTGTTCAAGTG ATAGGAGAGTTGAAGAAGGGGCTGAATCCACCATCGTTCGGGGATCTAGTATTTGTGTCTCCCTATCTCATGACAGCTATTAAAACTGGCATCATCACTGGCGTCATTGCTCTCGCT GAAGGAATAGCTGTAGGAAGAAGCTTTTCAATGTTCAAGAACTACCATATTGACGGGAACAAAGAGATGATTGCTTTCGGAATGATGAACATTGTTGGTTCTTGCACCTCTTGCTACCTCACCACAG GGCCATTTTCACGATCAGCAGTAAATTACAACGCAGGCTGCAAGACAGCAGTATCAAACATTGTGATGGCAGTCGCTGTGATGTTCACGTTGTTATTCCTGACACCTTTGTTCCATTACACTCCTCTTGTGGTGTTGGCAGCCATTATTATATCCGCAATGCTTGGTCTCATTGATTATGAAGCAGCCATGCATCTCTGGCATGTTGACAAATTTGACTTTATAGTCTGCATGAGTGCATACCTTGGTGTGGTTTTTGGCAGCGTAACAATTGGCCTAGTCATAGCG ATTTCGATATCTTTGCTTAGGGTACTCCTGTTCGTTGCCAGACCAAGGACCTTGGTTATGGGAAACATTCCAGAGTCTATGATTTACAGAAACGTTGAACAATACCCAAATGCAAACAATGTACCTGGAATTCTCATACTTGAAATCGATGCTCCCATTTACTTCACCAATGCAAGCTACTTAAGAGAACG AATTGCAAGGTGGATTGATGAAGAGGAAGACAGAATAAAATCATCTGGGGAAACTGGCCTACAGTACGTAATACTGGATATGAGTG CTGTTGGTAACATTGATACGAGCGGAATTAGCATGcttgaagagatgaagaagactACTGAAAGAAGAGGGCTCAAG CTTGTATTGGCCAACCCTGGAGGCGAGGTGATGAAGAAGCTGAATAAGTCCAAGTTTATCGAAAACATAGGCCAAGAATGGATTTACTTGACAGTTGGAGAGGCCGTTGGAGCATGCAACTACATGCTTCACACATGCAAGTCCAACCCAGCTAAGAAAGATGATCAAGCAGAGACATGGAACAACGTATGA